The following proteins are co-located in the Pseudomonas synxantha genome:
- a CDS encoding DUF1302 domain-containing protein: MTSVNQFWRRARLPLAVSLASTLAGPAFGVSFNIGEIEGSFDSSLSVGASWSTAKPNRDLIGANNGGKGLSQTSDDGHLNFKRGETFSKIFKGIHDLELKYGDTGVFVRGKYWYDFELKDESRQFKDISDNNRKEGAKSSGGQILDAFVYHNYSIADAPGSVRFGKQVVSWGESTFIGGGINSINPIDVSAFRRPGAEIKEGLIPVNMFYVSQTLTDNLSAEAFYQLEWDQTVTDNCGTFFSQPDVISDGCSNNLRVLNKRSTIPAAALPTLGALGVDVNSEGVLVRRGPDRDARDSGQFGVAMHYNFEPLDTEFGAYFMNYHSRAPIFSAQGAPSAAYTRPLGPLGALRPLIVAGSSNYFVEYPEDIRLYGLSFSTTLPTGTAWSGELSYRPNAPVQLSTTDILFAGVTPIPGFGNASVLKGSPGQDLHGYNRKEVTQFQTTFTHFFDQVMGASRLTTVGEIGVTHVGGLESKSQARYGRDPVFGPGTLPGGFCAALNNSTANGAGLPNAAGLNTNCNNDGYTTATSWGYRARAIWEYPDVFAGVNLKPNVAWSHDVKGYSPGPGGNFEEGRKAVSLGLDAEYQNTYTASLAYTNFFGGKFSTVDDRDFVALSFGANF; encoded by the coding sequence ATGACCTCAGTAAACCAGTTCTGGCGCCGGGCAAGACTGCCCCTGGCCGTCAGTCTCGCTTCTACGCTCGCCGGGCCCGCATTCGGCGTCAGTTTCAACATTGGTGAAATCGAAGGGAGTTTTGATTCGTCGCTTTCCGTCGGGGCAAGCTGGTCCACGGCCAAGCCCAACCGCGACCTGATCGGTGCCAACAACGGTGGCAAGGGCTTGTCCCAGACTTCCGATGACGGCCACTTGAACTTCAAGCGCGGCGAGACGTTCTCGAAGATCTTCAAGGGCATCCACGACCTGGAACTGAAGTACGGCGACACCGGTGTGTTTGTGCGTGGCAAGTACTGGTACGACTTCGAACTCAAGGACGAAAGCCGTCAGTTCAAGGACATCAGTGACAACAACCGCAAGGAAGGCGCCAAGTCTTCGGGCGGGCAGATCCTCGATGCGTTCGTCTACCACAACTACTCGATTGCCGATGCGCCGGGCTCGGTGCGGTTTGGCAAGCAGGTGGTGAGCTGGGGTGAAAGTACCTTCATCGGCGGCGGCATCAACTCTATCAACCCGATCGATGTGTCGGCGTTCCGTCGTCCCGGCGCCGAGATCAAGGAAGGCTTGATCCCGGTCAACATGTTCTATGTGTCCCAGACGCTTACCGACAACCTGTCGGCAGAGGCGTTTTACCAACTGGAGTGGGACCAGACCGTTACCGATAACTGCGGCACCTTCTTCTCGCAGCCGGACGTGATCTCCGATGGTTGCAGCAATAACCTGCGGGTACTGAACAAGCGCTCGACCATCCCGGCCGCAGCCTTGCCGACCCTGGGTGCCCTGGGTGTGGACGTCAACAGCGAGGGCGTGCTGGTGCGCCGTGGGCCGGACCGTGACGCACGGGACAGCGGCCAGTTCGGCGTGGCCATGCACTACAACTTCGAGCCGCTGGACACCGAGTTCGGCGCCTACTTCATGAACTACCACAGCCGTGCGCCGATCTTCAGTGCACAGGGTGCGCCATCGGCGGCCTATACTCGTCCTTTGGGCCCGCTGGGGGCATTGCGTCCGCTGATCGTCGCCGGCAGTTCGAACTACTTCGTCGAGTATCCTGAAGATATCCGCCTCTATGGCTTGAGCTTCTCCACCACGCTGCCTACCGGCACCGCCTGGAGTGGTGAATTGAGCTATCGGCCAAACGCTCCGGTGCAACTGAGCACCACCGACATTCTGTTTGCCGGTGTCACGCCGATCCCAGGCTTTGGCAATGCTTCCGTGCTCAAGGGTTCGCCCGGCCAGGATCTGCATGGCTACAACCGCAAGGAAGTCACTCAGTTCCAGACCACCTTCACGCACTTCTTCGACCAAGTCATGGGCGCCAGCCGCCTCACCACGGTCGGTGAAATCGGTGTGACCCATGTTGGGGGCCTGGAAAGCAAATCCCAGGCGCGTTATGGCCGTGATCCAGTGTTCGGCCCAGGTACCTTGCCGGGTGGCTTCTGCGCCGCGCTTAACAACTCCACCGCCAACGGCGCCGGCCTGCCCAACGCTGCCGGCCTGAACACCAACTGCAACAACGACGGCTACACCACCGCAACCTCCTGGGGCTACCGTGCCCGTGCCATCTGGGAATACCCGGACGTGTTCGCTGGCGTCAACCTCAAGCCCAACGTGGCCTGGTCCCATGACGTCAAGGGCTACTCGCCTGGTCCCGGCGGCAACTTTGAAGAAGGGCGCAAGGCGGTCAGCCTGGGCCTGGATGCCGAATACCAGAACACCTACACCGCGAGCCTGGCCTACACCAACTTCTTTGGTGGCAAGTTCAGCACTGTGGATGACCGCGACTTTGTCGCCTTGAGTTTCGGCGCCAACTTCTAA
- a CDS encoding fatty acid--CoA ligase — MLQTRVIPPAEGAYQYPLLIKRLLMSGTRYEKTREIIYRDKLRYTYPTLIERVARLANVLTEAGVKAGDTVAVMDWDSHRYLECMFAIPMIGAVIHTINVRLSPEQILYTMNHAEDRFVLVNSEFAGLYQAIAGQLTTVDKTLLITDGDTKTCELPNLVGEYETLLAAASPKYDFEDFDENSVATTFYTTGTTGNPKGVYFTHRQLVLHTIGVATIMGSVDSVRLLGTNDVYMPITPMFHVHAWGLPYVATMLGLKQVYPGRYDPEYLVELWRKEKVTFSHCVPTILQMVLNAKAAQGVDFGGWKIVIGGSALNRSLYEAAKARGIQLTAAYGMSETGPLVSCAHLNAELMAGSEDERTTYRIKAGVPGPLVEAAIMDTNGNFLPADGETQGELVLRAPWLTEGYYNEPQKGAELWAGGWMHTGDVATLDAFGVIDIRDRIKDVIKTGGEWISSLALEDLVSRHPAVREVAVVGIADPQWGERPFALLVVHEGHVIGARELKEHLKPFVELGHLSKWAIPSQIAVVTEIPKTSVGKLDKKRIRIDIIEWQANNSTFLSTL; from the coding sequence ATGTTGCAGACCCGAGTTATCCCGCCCGCCGAAGGTGCGTACCAATACCCGCTGTTGATCAAACGCCTGCTGATGTCCGGGACGCGCTACGAGAAGACCCGCGAAATCATCTACCGCGACAAGCTGCGCTATACCTACCCAACGCTGATCGAACGCGTTGCGCGCCTGGCCAATGTGTTGACCGAAGCGGGGGTCAAGGCCGGTGACACCGTGGCCGTGATGGACTGGGACAGCCACCGTTACCTGGAATGCATGTTCGCCATCCCGATGATCGGCGCGGTGATCCACACCATCAACGTGCGCCTGTCGCCGGAACAGATTCTCTACACCATGAACCACGCCGAAGACCGCTTCGTGCTGGTCAACAGTGAGTTTGCGGGGCTCTACCAGGCCATCGCCGGGCAGTTGACCACGGTCGACAAGACCTTGTTGATTACCGATGGTGACACCAAGACCTGCGAGCTACCCAATCTGGTGGGTGAGTACGAAACCCTGTTGGCCGCTGCCAGCCCCAAGTACGACTTCGAGGATTTCGACGAAAATTCCGTCGCCACTACCTTCTACACCACCGGCACCACCGGTAACCCAAAGGGTGTGTACTTCACCCATCGCCAATTGGTGCTGCACACCATCGGTGTGGCGACGATCATGGGCAGTGTCGACAGCGTGCGCCTGTTGGGCACCAACGACGTGTATATGCCGATCACGCCGATGTTCCACGTACACGCGTGGGGCCTGCCCTATGTGGCGACCATGCTTGGCTTGAAGCAGGTCTACCCCGGTCGCTACGATCCGGAATATTTGGTGGAGCTGTGGCGCAAGGAGAAGGTCACGTTTTCCCACTGCGTGCCGACCATCCTGCAAATGGTGCTTAACGCCAAGGCCGCCCAGGGCGTGGATTTTGGCGGTTGGAAAATCGTTATCGGCGGTAGTGCGCTTAACCGCTCGTTGTACGAAGCGGCCAAGGCTCGAGGCATTCAACTGACCGCCGCGTACGGCATGTCCGAGACCGGGCCGCTGGTGTCCTGCGCCCACCTCAATGCCGAACTGATGGCCGGCAGCGAAGACGAGCGCACCACGTATCGCATCAAGGCCGGCGTGCCTGGGCCGTTGGTGGAGGCGGCGATCATGGATACGAACGGCAACTTCCTGCCCGCCGATGGTGAAACCCAGGGCGAACTGGTACTGCGTGCGCCCTGGCTCACCGAGGGCTATTACAACGAGCCGCAAAAAGGTGCCGAGCTATGGGCCGGCGGCTGGATGCATACCGGCGACGTTGCCACGCTGGATGCGTTCGGCGTGATCGATATCCGCGACCGCATCAAGGATGTGATCAAGACCGGTGGCGAATGGATCTCGTCCCTGGCTCTCGAAGACCTGGTCAGCCGCCACCCGGCTGTTCGCGAAGTCGCAGTGGTGGGCATTGCCGACCCGCAATGGGGCGAACGCCCATTCGCGTTGCTGGTGGTGCATGAGGGCCATGTGATTGGTGCACGAGAGCTCAAGGAGCACCTCAAGCCTTTCGTCGAGCTGGGGCATTTGAGCAAGTGGGCGATCCCGAGCCAGATCGCCGTTGTTACTGAAATTCCCAAGACCAGCGTAGGAAAGCTCGACAAAAAACGTATCCGCATCGACATCATCGAATGGCAGGCCAACAACAGTACTTTCCTGTCTACACTCTAA
- a CDS encoding LysE family translocator produces MYVAEFLTVALIHLLAVASPGPDFAVVVRESVTHGRRAGTWTALGVGTAIFVHVGYSLLGIGLIVSQSIVLFNALKWAAAAYLLYIGFKALRAQPAKPAAEGELHREVGERTPRGAFTAGFVTNGLNPKATLFFLSLFTVVINPHTPLAVQAGYGVYLAVATALWFCLVAMLFSQQRVRAGFAKMGHWFDRTMGAVLIAIGVKLAFTSMK; encoded by the coding sequence ATGTACGTCGCCGAGTTTTTGACCGTAGCCTTGATTCACTTGCTGGCGGTGGCCAGCCCCGGCCCGGATTTCGCCGTGGTGGTCCGTGAGAGCGTGACCCATGGGCGCCGCGCCGGAACCTGGACGGCCCTGGGCGTCGGCACGGCGATTTTCGTGCATGTAGGTTATTCGTTGCTGGGTATCGGCTTGATCGTGTCCCAGTCCATCGTGTTGTTCAACGCATTGAAATGGGCAGCGGCGGCGTACCTGCTGTATATCGGCTTCAAGGCCCTGCGCGCCCAGCCGGCCAAGCCCGCTGCCGAGGGTGAGTTGCACCGAGAAGTGGGCGAGCGCACCCCGCGGGGTGCGTTTACCGCAGGCTTTGTGACCAACGGCCTGAACCCTAAGGCGACGTTGTTCTTCCTCTCGCTGTTCACCGTGGTGATCAACCCCCACACGCCCCTGGCGGTGCAGGCTGGTTATGGCGTGTACCTGGCGGTGGCGACGGCGTTGTGGTTTTGCCTGGTGGCCATGCTGTTCAGCCAGCAGCGCGTACGCGCCGGGTTTGCGAAGATGGGGCATTGGTTTGATCGGACCATGGGCGCGGTGCTGATTGCGATTGGGGTGAAGCTGGCGTTTACCAGCATGAAATAA
- a CDS encoding 2-hydroxyacid dehydrogenase → MNKRRAVFLDHPSLDLGDLDLGSLRDCFSELQLFEQTTPQNVVERLQGAQVAISNKIPLTAQTLAACPELKLILVSATGTNNVDLEAARAHGITVSNCQGYGTPSVAQHTIMLLLNLATRLKDYQQDVAAGKWRQAQQFCLLDHPIVELEGKTLGLLGHGELGGAVARLAEAFGMRVLLGAIPGRPARADRVPLDELLAQIDALTLHCPLNEHTRDFIGARELALLKPGAFVVNTARGGLINEQALADALRSGHLGGAATDVLSVEPPVNGNPLLAGDIPRLIVTPHNAWGSREARQRIVGQLTENARGFFSGAPLRVVT, encoded by the coding sequence ATGAACAAACGCCGCGCCGTCTTCCTCGATCACCCTTCCCTGGATCTGGGCGACCTCGACCTGGGCAGTTTGCGTGACTGCTTCAGCGAGTTGCAGCTGTTTGAGCAGACCACGCCGCAGAATGTGGTGGAACGCTTGCAGGGCGCCCAAGTCGCGATCAGCAACAAAATACCGCTCACGGCGCAAACCCTGGCGGCGTGCCCGGAGCTCAAACTGATCCTGGTATCGGCCACCGGCACTAACAACGTCGATCTCGAAGCCGCACGCGCCCACGGCATCACCGTGAGCAACTGCCAGGGTTATGGCACGCCGTCGGTGGCGCAGCACACGATCATGCTGTTGCTCAACCTGGCGACGCGCTTGAAGGACTATCAACAGGATGTGGCCGCAGGTAAATGGCGGCAGGCCCAGCAGTTTTGCCTACTGGACCATCCGATTGTCGAACTGGAAGGCAAAACCCTCGGCCTGCTCGGCCATGGCGAGTTAGGCGGTGCCGTGGCACGCCTGGCCGAAGCCTTCGGTATGCGCGTGCTGCTCGGCGCAATACCCGGGCGCCCTGCCCGCGCCGATCGCGTGCCGCTGGATGAGCTGCTCGCCCAGATCGATGCGCTGACCCTGCACTGCCCACTCAACGAACACACCCGCGACTTTATCGGCGCCCGTGAATTGGCGCTGCTCAAGCCCGGTGCGTTCGTCGTCAACACCGCACGCGGTGGCTTGATCAATGAACAAGCCCTGGCCGATGCGCTGCGCAGCGGGCATCTGGGCGGCGCGGCAACCGACGTGTTGAGTGTCGAGCCGCCGGTCAATGGCAATCCGCTGCTGGCTGGAGACATTCCACGCTTGATCGTCACGCCTCACAACGCCTGGGGCAGTCGTGAAGCGCGGCAACGTATCGTCGGGCAACTGACGGAAAACGCCCGGGGCTTTTTCAGTGGCGCCCCGCTGCGCGTCGTCACTTGA